One Kitasatospora sp. NBC_01287 DNA window includes the following coding sequences:
- a CDS encoding PadR family transcriptional regulator translates to MADTRLTTPSFLVLGIIDKLGEATPYDVKVEAARTVAPFWSMPHAQVYAQCDRLAEAGLLSEVRQTGGRNRRLMRLTDAGRATLAQWLADPTFVPVEARERGILKLWFGARPAVLAPEQLTEHHRTLSEYEGLAESVGTLLTSGQREALEFGIRYERMMVDFWEWVAQRDS, encoded by the coding sequence ATGGCTGACACCCGGCTGACCACGCCCTCCTTCCTCGTCCTCGGCATCATCGACAAGCTGGGCGAGGCCACTCCGTACGACGTGAAGGTCGAGGCCGCCCGCACGGTGGCACCGTTCTGGTCGATGCCGCACGCGCAGGTGTACGCGCAGTGCGACCGGCTCGCGGAAGCGGGCCTGCTCTCGGAGGTCCGGCAGACGGGCGGGCGCAACCGGCGGCTGATGAGGCTGACCGACGCCGGGCGGGCGACCCTGGCGCAGTGGCTCGCCGACCCCACCTTCGTACCGGTCGAGGCCCGCGAGCGCGGCATCCTGAAGCTCTGGTTCGGTGCCCGACCGGCGGTGCTCGCCCCCGAGCAACTCACCGAGCACCACCGCACGCTGAGCGAGTACGAGGGACTCGCCGAGAGCGTCGGCACCCTGCTGACCAGCGGTCAGCGCGAGGCGCTGGAGTTCGGGATCCGCTACGAGCGGATGATGGTCGACTTCTGGGAGTGGGTCGCGCAGCGCGACTCGTGA
- a CDS encoding MarR family winged helix-turn-helix transcriptional regulator, whose protein sequence is MPDATADRTPEPAPDHGRAGDLDQLARAAYRLSAADARLRGRATRTPGALSLTHARALRALADQGPLPVGRLAAATETTGAATTQLVNGLVAAGYVSRERPPGDKRSVLVTLTEEGRRRHEERQAVLLDALRDSLTQHDSAALAAAADVLGRLAEIYDLL, encoded by the coding sequence ATGCCCGACGCCACCGCCGACCGCACCCCGGAGCCCGCACCCGACCACGGGCGGGCCGGCGACCTGGACCAGCTCGCCCGGGCCGCCTACCGACTGAGCGCGGCCGACGCCCGGCTGCGCGGCCGGGCCACCCGCACGCCGGGCGCGCTCTCCCTCACCCACGCCCGGGCGCTGCGCGCGCTGGCCGACCAGGGGCCGCTGCCGGTGGGCCGACTGGCCGCCGCCACCGAGACGACCGGCGCCGCAACCACCCAGCTGGTCAACGGGCTTGTCGCGGCCGGCTACGTCAGCCGGGAGCGCCCGCCGGGCGACAAGCGCTCCGTCCTGGTCACCCTCACCGAGGAGGGACGCCGGCGCCACGAGGAGCGCCAGGCCGTACTGCTCGACGCCCTGCGGGACTCGCTCACCCAGCACGACAGCGCCGCCCTGGCAGCGGCCGCCGACGTGCTCGGGCGGCTGGCCGAGATCTACGACCTGCTCTGA
- a CDS encoding DUF2306 domain-containing protein, giving the protein MNRLRKVAWGRVATITVVLVCLGYAPIAMTELWPYAHPGAPAFGQWILARTVSPKYVADALATRIGPYGRSLVPLIVHSVLGGLLMLLGPVQLLSALRRRVRLHRASGVVFALTVYASMAGAALYLARTAPADAFGGAAFWIVLATILVGTVLSVSFGILAAVGRFPDLHQRWMLLCYGFLMTAPLLRLEWGVLPWVLPGLSMAQVNQVAIMHLGSLVTFGALLASRALDKRERVPGVTGSWVPLPVLALAHLAGAVALAWIVRSYLGWGATGHRLLAAYLLPYAAVYAVLLVRQWRAARAGHTWAREEWRLHLTALCLAPVLSAGAALPLQHSLGLDRQTALCAGVAIGCGMLAFTATTVVSLRVMYGREVLERAEPAAARRTRPAAATATATATATELDGFHGGVR; this is encoded by the coding sequence GTGAACCGTCTCAGGAAGGTCGCCTGGGGACGCGTCGCCACGATCACCGTGGTGCTCGTCTGCCTGGGTTACGCACCGATCGCGATGACCGAGCTGTGGCCCTACGCACACCCGGGCGCACCGGCGTTCGGCCAGTGGATCCTGGCGCGCACGGTGTCGCCGAAGTACGTCGCCGACGCGCTCGCCACCCGGATCGGGCCGTACGGGCGCAGCCTGGTCCCGCTGATCGTCCACTCCGTGCTGGGCGGCCTGCTGATGCTGCTCGGGCCGGTCCAGCTGCTCTCGGCCCTGCGGCGCCGGGTCCGGCTGCACCGGGCGAGCGGGGTGGTCTTCGCGCTGACGGTCTACGCCTCGATGGCGGGCGCCGCGCTCTACCTGGCGCGCACCGCGCCGGCCGACGCCTTCGGCGGCGCGGCGTTCTGGATCGTGCTCGCCACCATCCTGGTCGGCACCGTGCTGAGCGTGAGCTTCGGGATCCTCGCCGCCGTCGGGCGCTTCCCCGACCTGCACCAGCGCTGGATGCTGCTCTGCTACGGCTTCCTGATGACCGCTCCGCTGCTGCGGCTGGAGTGGGGAGTGCTCCCGTGGGTGCTGCCGGGCCTCTCGATGGCGCAGGTGAACCAGGTGGCGATCATGCACCTCGGCTCCCTGGTCACCTTCGGCGCGCTGCTCGCCTCCCGCGCGCTGGACAAGCGGGAGAGGGTCCCCGGCGTGACCGGGAGCTGGGTGCCGCTGCCGGTGCTGGCCCTGGCCCACCTCGCCGGCGCCGTGGCACTGGCCTGGATCGTCCGCTCGTACCTCGGCTGGGGCGCCACCGGGCACCGCCTGCTGGCCGCCTACCTGCTGCCCTACGCGGCGGTCTACGCGGTGCTGCTGGTGCGCCAGTGGCGCGCGGCGCGGGCCGGGCACACCTGGGCGCGCGAGGAGTGGCGCCTGCACCTCACCGCGCTCTGCCTGGCCCCCGTGCTCTCCGCCGGGGCGGCGCTCCCCCTCCAGCACTCCCTCGGCCTGGACCGGCAGACCGCGCTCTGCGCCGGGGTCGCCATCGGCTGCGGGATGCTCGCGTTCACGGCCACCACGGTGGTGAGCCTGCGCGTGATGTACGGGCGCGAAGTGCTCGAACGGGCCGAGCCGGCGGCCGCCCGGCGCACGCGACCGGCGGCCGCCACCGCCACCGCCACCGCCACCGCCACAGAACTCGACGGTTTCCACGGAGGTGTCCGATGA